From Fulvivirga lutea:
GGATTTAATGTAAGGGTTAAAGACTTAAAATATAAATTCCCGGGTTCTAGTGGCTATGCATTAAACAATGTAAACATTAATATCCAAAGTGGTGAGCGAGTCTGTATTTCAGGAGGTGGAGGATCGGGTAAAACCGTGTTTACGAATACCATTGCAGGCCTTAATATGAATTATGAAGGTATCATCACAATGGATAATTACTCATTAAGAGACTTAGATGTAACCAATTTGAGAGATAAGATTGGCAAAAATGTAAGTCAGGAAGATATTTTTGAGGGCACTATCATTGAGAATATTTTATTGTCAAAGCCACATGCAAAATCTGAAGATGCAATGTGGGCTATTGAGAAGGTTGGCATTGCCGATGCAATTCATAATATGCCTGAGGGGCTGGATACTCAAATGCTTAGTGGCGGCAAGGGCCTTTCAAATGGTTTGGTGAATAAAATAATTCTGGCAAGATGTTTAGCGAAGCATCCTAGTTTGTTGATATTGAATGACTTTTTTAATGACTTCTTAAAGAGCGAACGATTAGCACTAATAAGTATGCTGGCAGATAAAGAAAATTCATGGACTTTAATAGTTGTTTCCAATGATCCAGTGATCATGGCTGCATGCGACAGAGTTATTCTAATGGAAGATGGAACAATAAAGACAGAAGGCCCGTTTGAGGACCTGGTTAAATCTGATGAGTTAAGTAAAATCATTAATTAATGCCATGAACTTAAAAGACGAGCTTACTGACAATCAACTTTATACGTTAAAGATACTTAAAACACCAAGTGCAGGTAGAGCTTTGGCCAGATGGCTAATGGGTCTGTCTGGGTTGTTTTTCATTCTACTTTTTCTCCCATGGCAGCAGAATATCAGAGGTACTGGAAAGGTAACAGCCTTTACACCTGGCAATAGGCCTCAGACTGTCGAATCGGCAATTCCAGGTAGAATTTCCAGTTGGAATATTAGGGAAGGACAGTTTGTGAATAAGGGAGACACCATTGTTACTTTAAGTGAAATAAAAGATAAGTTCTTTGATCCTAATTTACTAACCAGGTTATCGGAACAGGTAGAGGCCAAAAGGAGCAGCATAGAATCTAAAAGATTGAAAGCTGAGGCCTTAAAAACGCAAATTAAAGCCTTAAGAAGTGCATTGGACGTAAAGTACAAACAGGCTCAGAACAAACTAAAGCAAACGGAATTAAAGCTTGTAAGTGATAGCGTTGATTATGAAGCTGAGCAAATCCGATTTAGAAACTTTGAAAGTCAATACGCCAGAAATAAGACTTTATTTGAAGCAGGAAACATTGCATTGACTAAATATCAGGATATAGAGTCCAAGTATCAGGAATCTAAAATGAAGGTGGTTTCTTCTGAAAATAAATTTTTACAAACAAAGGCCGAACTTATTAATGCTCAAGTAAACCTGGCTGGTGTACAGGCCGAATATCAGGATAAAATCAGTAAGTCTGAGTCTGAATTAAATGCAACTTTAGCAAGTTTATACGAATCTGAAGGAGATTTATCAAAAACGCGTAACGAGTTTGCAAACATGCAAATTAGGAATGACCAATATCAATTAATTGCTCCGCAATCTGGTTATGTGGTTAAAGCCATGCAAGCAGGTATTGGCGAGACAATAAAAGAGGGAGAAGCTGTAGTTACCATAATGCCGGAAAACCCGGATATGGCGGTGGAAATGTATGTTAAAGCTATGGATGTTCCACTATTGTCAAAAGGACGAAAAGTGAGGGTTGAATTTGATGGGTGGCCAGCGCTGCAAGTGTCAGGATGGCCAAGTGTATCGGTAGGTACATTTGGTGGCGAGGTGCAGGTAATTGACTTTGTAAATAGCAGGGCCGGTGAGTTTAGAATATTAGTGACCCCTGATCCTGAAGATGAGCCATGGCCATCAATACTCAGGATAGGCTCAGGTACCAAAGGTTGGGTAATGTTGGATGATGTGCCTATTTGGTATGAAATCTGGCGAAACCTGAATGGCTTCCCTCCAAGCTTATATGAAGAGCCGCTGGATTTGGATTCTCAGAAAGCGAAAGAAACAGTTGAAAAGAAAACCACAAAATGAGAATTGTAGTTGTTTTACTTTTCATTTGCCTGAGACTGCCAGCCTACGGACAGTCTGATACTACTGTGGTACTCACTTTTGATGAGTACTATAGCTTGGTGATTAACAACCATCCGATTGTTAAGCAGTCTGAACTCCTTACTGCTGACGCAGCAATGGAATTAAGGTTAGCCAGAGGGTCATTCGACCCTAAACTGGAAGGCACCTGGGATTTTAAGGAGTTTAAAGATTCAGAATATTACAACAAGCTCGATGTCTCATTGAAGATACCTACCTGGTTTCCTGTTAATCCAGTAGTTGGGATGCAAAGAAATTTAGGCGAGTATCTCAGTTCAGAAAATTTCATATCAGAAGAAACGGATTACCAGCAGGTTTATGCCGGGGTTTCTGTACCTATTGGTCAAGGGTTGTTTATCGATCAGCGTAGAGCTACCATCAGGCAAGCACAATTACTTCAGGAAATGGCTGAGGCCGAACAGATAAAGGCCATTAACAAAATTTTATTAACGGCAACAAAAGATTATTGGGAGTGGTACTTCGCCTATAACAATTATGAGTTGTTACAGCGTAGTATTGCTCTGGCACAAGATATTTTCGATCGAACCAAAATGGCACACGAATACGGTGAGGCCGCTCCGATAGATACAGTGCAGGCCAAAATTAATTTGCTTAATAGAATTACGGCAATGCAGCAAGCCAACATAGATAGAATAAAGGCCGGCCTGAATTTATCTAATCATTTATGGACACCGGACGGAGCACCACTGGAATTAGAATTGAATGTAATACCCGAGCAACCACTTGTGAATACACTATCTGCATCATTGCTCTCTGAGTTACTTAATATGGCCCTTGAAAACCATCCGGAGTTAAGAAAATTGGATTTAAAGAATCAATCGCTAATGGTAGATAGAAGGTTGGCGAGAGAAAATATCAAGCCTAAGTTAAACCTTAACTACTATTTATTAGATCAGCCATTTGATTATGAAGGAAATACGAATGATTTGATTTTTGATGAAAACTATAAAGTAGGAGTGGAGTTTGCTTTCCCTATCTTTTTACGAAAAGAGAGAGCTAAACTTAGCCAGACCAATATCAAATTAGAGCAAAACAGCTATCAGCTGGATTTTACCGAACGACAGGTATTGAATGACATCAATGCTCAATATAATGAAGCGGTGACAACGGCTAACATACTTGAGCAGCAGCAGGAAATGGTGAATAATTATGAATTACTCCTAACGGCTGAGCGCCTCAACTTAGAAAATGGTGAGAGCGATCTGTTTAAACTAAACGTACAGATGGATAAACTCATTGAGTCGCAGTCGAAGCTGATTAAGTTGAAATCGGCCTACCAAAAAGATGTAGCAACACTTTACTGGGCTGCCGGTATTAGTAATTTGGGCAGAAATTAATTCCTAAACGGATAAATCATAAGCTTCTTTCAACCAGCCTTTAAGTTCAGAATCAACATTCTTAATATCAGTAATTTGAACTCTGTGAGTACACATGGTTCCAAACGGACCTGAATGCTCAAGGCGATTTGTAAATTCCTTTCCAGGAAGCTTCAGGCCTAAATCGATACGTGTTTTTGTAGCAGGTTTTATTAAAGCAAATTGCCTTTTTCTGATGATGCTTACACTGCCTTTCTTCGGGGTAACTGTTACATCCTTTCCAAAACTAGTAACTACTTTTAAAAGCGCTTCGTAGAAGGGTTTCAGGTTTTCTTTTCCTTCATATTGGTTGGCAACTAGGTCTTCCTCTGAGCTGTTATCTTCTTTAGACAATAGAACAATGGTATTGGCAAAACCATGAGTTACCCCATGTTCTTTCTTTAGAAAATTTACAGCTTCTGAATGTTTTTCAAATGATTTTGATTTGAGCAGTTTCTTCCACTCGTCCAATGACTTGCCTGTTTTTTCAGGCATATTGTCAATCATAGTTTTTAATGCAGGTTCCATTTTCAAAGTGTTTATTTCAGCAGGATTGAAATAAAGATAATAAATTCATGCCAATGGGTATTGTGCTTTGAGTTTACCAAACCATGCTATCAATAGATGCGAATACGAATTCGTAGAAATGAATTAGGAATGAAATTATCTCACCTTAGCTCTTCGTACCACTTTATTAAATAATGCAGGAAAAAATCGCTTCAGATAAACTCCATAAACCTCTTTACCTCCAATGTTTACTTCAGCTTTATTTTTTTCGATAGCCCGAATCATTTTTTTAGCAAAAATATCGGCAGGCATTCCGTTGGCTTGAGCGCTGTCCATCTCGTTAAGTGTAGAGCCATCCTCAGTAAGTGCGTTTACCGACACATTAGTCTTCACGAAGCCTGGGCAGACCATTGTAATCTTAATATTATCCTGATAAACTTCAGCTCTTAATGCATCAAAAAAGCCATGTAGAGCATGTTTTGATGCCGCATAACCTGAGCGGTATGGTGTGCCGAATTTTCCTACAAGACTTGTTACAACTGCTATGCGGCCGGCCTTCTTCTCCTGAAAATGTGGTAAAAGCGCTTTGGTCAATGCTATTGTGCCCAGATAGTTTACATCCATTAATTTTTTATCTACGGATAAATCCGTTTTTGCTGCCAACGAGCGCTGGCTGATACCTCCGTTATTTATAAGTAGGTCAACCTTTCCAAAAAGTTTTATAGCTGAGTCAGCTTTACTTTTTAGTGAATCAAGGTCGCCTAAATCTAGTGGCAACACCTTTATATTTTCCGGATATTTTGCCTGAATTTGTTGGAGAACACTTTCCCTACGTGCTGAAATTATTAGCTGATTATTTTCAGCTAATGCATGAACTAATGCTTCTCCAATGCCTGAAGATGCTCCTGTGATCCATATAACTTTGTTTTCTAGTTTCATCTATCATTCACAATAAAAAGAATGTATTAAGTTACAAACTTGACAATACACTTTAATCTATCTTACTAATTCTAGTTTATAAAGCGTTATTATTCTTGCCTCAGTGTATTGGCTGGGTTAGTGTGTGCTGCTTTTAAAGTTTTCCAGCCGACTGTAAGTAGTGCTATGAAAGACGTAATTAACCCTGAAATTAAAAAAATACTTACATTCAGGTTAATACGATAAGCAAACTCATTAAGCCAATAATCCATAACTAACCATGCCAATATCGCACCAATTACAAATCCGATTAGAACTTGCTTTAAAAAAGCAAAAGAAAGCAGCAGCATAACTTGTTGCACAGTTGCACCCAGTACCTTTCTAATACCTATTTCTTTAATCCTTCTATCTACCATGAAAGAGGCTAATCCAAATAGTCCAAGACATGAGATAATCATACAGACTGAAGTGAAGTAGGTGATTAGCTTGCCTTCCTTTTCTTCCGTTTTGTAGAGCTGGTCTATATTGTCATCCAAAAATGAATAATTAAAAGGCGTACCTGGAGAGTATTTCTCCCATAGCTTTTGTATGTGTGATATTGATCCTTGAATATCATTATTTACTATTTTTATATTTATGAATCTTACACCAAACTCATAGTTTAATAAAAGTGCGAACGGTTTGATATCTTGATGTAATGTAGCGTAATGAAAATCTTTAACTACACCAATTACTTTACCGTCAGTACCCCATCCATTTTGAATTCTGGTTCCGAGAATAGACTCATTTGTCATACCTAAAGCCTTAACCGCAGCCTCATTTAATATTGCAGCTGAAGAATCTGATGCACGATTTTCATCAAAAAATCGTCCACTTAACAGTTCAATATTTATAGTTTCCGGATATGTGTGATCTACATTTAGAAATTCCCAATTTACCGGATCATCTGGCCTTATGTCTGGTAACGATATGGGTGCACTGTGCCTTCCTTGCATAATAATAGCTGAAGAAGCAGATACACTTGCAATGTTAGGATGTATGTTTAATTCCCGTTTCAGTCTACTGTACTGAGATTGTAGACCATCACCTCGGAGAGGAATTGTAATAATATAGTCTTGCTTAAATCCTAAGGGTTTGTTTTTTACAAATGCCAACTGATCGGTTATTACAATTGTCCCGATTAGTAATAATACAGCAATAGTAAACTGCCCAACCACCAATATTTGTCTGAAAAGTTCACCTTTGAATACACCAGATAAATTATTTTTTAATACGTTGAGAGGGCTAAATGAAGAAAGGTAAAAGGCAGGGTAGCTACCAGCTAAAATCCCAACAAATAAAATAAGAATGGTGCTATAGCCCCAGAACCAATCATTCTGTAAATAGCTATTGGCAATGTGGGTTCCTGCAAATTCATTTAAGTATGGAAGTAGTACTTCTACACCTATCACACCAAATATAAAACTCACAATAGCTAGTAAGAGAGATTCACCAATAAACTGCCCGATAAGTTGCTCTCGGCTACTTCCTAACGCTTTTCTAATCCCTATTTCCTTTGTTCTTTGTGATGCCTGTGCTGTAGCAAGATTCATAAAATTGAAGCATGCAATAAGTAATATTAAAAAGGCAATGGAACTCAGAATATACAATGATTTAACATCACCATTATCTTCAAACTCACCGGCTAAATTTGACTTCAAATGTATATCATGAATATTCTGTAAATATGCTGTGTAGCGCGAAGAGTCTTGTTGGAGTTTAAGATCCAGATACTCATTTACCATTTCTTCTAATCGAGGATCTTTGTTGTTATTAACTCTTAAATAAGTAATCCAAAATGGTGTGCTCCAACTATCCATTCGATCATAATCCTGAATCCACCATTCATCGGCAATAGTAGAAAGACTGGCAAAAAAATGTGGGTGAAAATGCGATTGTTCAGGAACACTCGGCATGATACCTGTTATTTCAAGTGGTATTGATGAATCACCGTTAACATAATTAATTACCTCGCCAATTGGATTGGAATCACCAAAATATTTGAAAGCAATGTTTTCATCAATAACAACGGTATTGGGTCTCACTAAAGCCTCAGAAATGTTTCCATTTTTTAGCTTAAATCCGAAAACGTCAAAAACTGTTGGGTCGGTCCAGAAAAATTGCCCTTCGAAAAACTGCTTATCCTCTTTTTCATAGTTAATTATAATGTCGGCACGGTATTTAAAGAATCTGGTGTATGACTCTATGTTTTTGAACTCACGAGTTAATTCTGGCCCCCATAAACCCGGTGTATAAGTTAGATGATTAATATCATCTGTATTTGCTGACTTAATTTTAGAAGTTATACGAACAATATTTTCAGATTTTGGAAAGTGCTTGTCATATACGAGTTGATACTGTACAAATAAGAGTATAAGCAATGCGCTACAAATACTTATAGCTAACCCAATTACATTTATAGCCGTGTATGATTTATTTCTCAATAAATTACGTAGTGCAACTTTTAGGTAATTCTGTATTAAAAATGTGGGTGAATTATTTATGGTAGATTTCATAGATATGACTTAATTTTAAATCATATGGTTCAATGACTATGCCACCACTAAAAATTCCAATTGGGACCTGTTATGTATCATTTTAAAAAACTTAATGTTTCATTATGAAACATTAATGTTCAAAATAGTACATGGAAAAAAGAAGCCTTCACTTAGCTTTTGAAAGTTCAAAACTTTCCGTTTTGGGCATGCTTTTTAATAAATCTACCACTTCTTTTGGTGGATGCGCCAGCTTTCTTTGTACAAGATCTAACCAGGCACCATCTATGTTTAATTCTGCTGCTTTAATACCATCAGGCCTAAATATCTCATGGTAAAACGACCAACGGGTTCCATCTTCTCGCATTTTTGATAGCGCCACCGTGAGCGTGATATTACCTTGCATACCAATTTCACGTAAAAAGATGGTTTCTTCTCTAAACAATATAGGGCCAATCTTCAACTCTTCCATTAACTTGATGTTAATGCCAGCTTCTTCAAAAATTTTCAAACGCATATGAGCAGCATAGTCGTTATAAGCA
This genomic window contains:
- a CDS encoding HlyD family secretion protein, translated to MNLKDELTDNQLYTLKILKTPSAGRALARWLMGLSGLFFILLFLPWQQNIRGTGKVTAFTPGNRPQTVESAIPGRISSWNIREGQFVNKGDTIVTLSEIKDKFFDPNLLTRLSEQVEAKRSSIESKRLKAEALKTQIKALRSALDVKYKQAQNKLKQTELKLVSDSVDYEAEQIRFRNFESQYARNKTLFEAGNIALTKYQDIESKYQESKMKVVSSENKFLQTKAELINAQVNLAGVQAEYQDKISKSESELNATLASLYESEGDLSKTRNEFANMQIRNDQYQLIAPQSGYVVKAMQAGIGETIKEGEAVVTIMPENPDMAVEMYVKAMDVPLLSKGRKVRVEFDGWPALQVSGWPSVSVGTFGGEVQVIDFVNSRAGEFRILVTPDPEDEPWPSILRIGSGTKGWVMLDDVPIWYEIWRNLNGFPPSLYEEPLDLDSQKAKETVEKKTTK
- a CDS encoding TolC family protein, giving the protein MRIVVVLLFICLRLPAYGQSDTTVVLTFDEYYSLVINNHPIVKQSELLTADAAMELRLARGSFDPKLEGTWDFKEFKDSEYYNKLDVSLKIPTWFPVNPVVGMQRNLGEYLSSENFISEETDYQQVYAGVSVPIGQGLFIDQRRATIRQAQLLQEMAEAEQIKAINKILLTATKDYWEWYFAYNNYELLQRSIALAQDIFDRTKMAHEYGEAAPIDTVQAKINLLNRITAMQQANIDRIKAGLNLSNHLWTPDGAPLELELNVIPEQPLVNTLSASLLSELLNMALENHPELRKLDLKNQSLMVDRRLARENIKPKLNLNYYLLDQPFDYEGNTNDLIFDENYKVGVEFAFPIFLRKERAKLSQTNIKLEQNSYQLDFTERQVLNDINAQYNEAVTTANILEQQQEMVNNYELLLTAERLNLENGESDLFKLNVQMDKLIESQSKLIKLKSAYQKDVATLYWAAGISNLGRN
- a CDS encoding DUF4287 domain-containing protein; its protein translation is MEPALKTMIDNMPEKTGKSLDEWKKLLKSKSFEKHSEAVNFLKKEHGVTHGFANTIVLLSKEDNSSEEDLVANQYEGKENLKPFYEALLKVVTSFGKDVTVTPKKGSVSIIRKRQFALIKPATKTRIDLGLKLPGKEFTNRLEHSGPFGTMCTHRVQITDIKNVDSELKGWLKEAYDLSV
- a CDS encoding SDR family oxidoreductase; its protein translation is MKLENKVIWITGASSGIGEALVHALAENNQLIISARRESVLQQIQAKYPENIKVLPLDLGDLDSLKSKADSAIKLFGKVDLLINNGGISQRSLAAKTDLSVDKKLMDVNYLGTIALTKALLPHFQEKKAGRIAVVTSLVGKFGTPYRSGYAASKHALHGFFDALRAEVYQDNIKITMVCPGFVKTNVSVNALTEDGSTLNEMDSAQANGMPADIFAKKMIRAIEKNKAEVNIGGKEVYGVYLKRFFPALFNKVVRRAKVR
- a CDS encoding FtsX-like permease family protein; protein product: MKSTINNSPTFLIQNYLKVALRNLLRNKSYTAINVIGLAISICSALLILLFVQYQLVYDKHFPKSENIVRITSKIKSANTDDINHLTYTPGLWGPELTREFKNIESYTRFFKYRADIIINYEKEDKQFFEGQFFWTDPTVFDVFGFKLKNGNISEALVRPNTVVIDENIAFKYFGDSNPIGEVINYVNGDSSIPLEITGIMPSVPEQSHFHPHFFASLSTIADEWWIQDYDRMDSWSTPFWITYLRVNNNKDPRLEEMVNEYLDLKLQQDSSRYTAYLQNIHDIHLKSNLAGEFEDNGDVKSLYILSSIAFLILLIACFNFMNLATAQASQRTKEIGIRKALGSSREQLIGQFIGESLLLAIVSFIFGVIGVEVLLPYLNEFAGTHIANSYLQNDWFWGYSTILILFVGILAGSYPAFYLSSFSPLNVLKNNLSGVFKGELFRQILVVGQFTIAVLLLIGTIVITDQLAFVKNKPLGFKQDYIITIPLRGDGLQSQYSRLKRELNIHPNIASVSASSAIIMQGRHSAPISLPDIRPDDPVNWEFLNVDHTYPETINIELLSGRFFDENRASDSSAAILNEAAVKALGMTNESILGTRIQNGWGTDGKVIGVVKDFHYATLHQDIKPFALLLNYEFGVRFINIKIVNNDIQGSISHIQKLWEKYSPGTPFNYSFLDDNIDQLYKTEEKEGKLITYFTSVCMIISCLGLFGLASFMVDRRIKEIGIRKVLGATVQQVMLLLSFAFLKQVLIGFVIGAILAWLVMDYWLNEFAYRINLNVSIFLISGLITSFIALLTVGWKTLKAAHTNPANTLRQE
- a CDS encoding acyl-CoA thioesterase, whose protein sequence is MTDKPLKKEFEVQWSDLDPNRHMRHSAYNDYAAHMRLKIFEEAGINIKLMEELKIGPILFREETIFLREIGMQGNITLTVALSKMREDGTRWSFYHEIFRPDGIKAAELNIDGAWLDLVQRKLAHPPKEVVDLLKSMPKTESFELSKAK